The Solanum lycopersicum chromosome 6, SLM_r2.1 genome has a window encoding:
- the LOC101268688 gene encoding protein CUP-SHAPED COTYLEDON 3-like, translated as MGLRDIGSSLPPGFRFYPSDEELISHYLYKKIANQEVIKGTLVEIDLHTCEPWQLPEVAKLNSNEWYFFSFRDRKYATGFRTNRATISGYWKATGKDRTVFDPQTGALIGMRKTLVFYKNRAPHGIKTGWIMHEFRLENPHIPPKEDWVLCRVFFKGTKDENINSTNNESTSITSFNMDNHEGTMPKLLSYGGGEYRPSTLPNFSTNSIYQNQNSSNNLQLSQEINKVLANEIIHSKCGKEDEFGFLFDMNYFEESSLQDGGVHSCLDGDMKFEDENSLVFI; from the exons atgggTTTAAGAGATATTGGATCAAGTTTGCCACCAGGATTTAGATTCTATCCTAGTGATGAAGAATTAATATCTCATTATCTTTACAAGAAAATTGCTAATCAAGAAGTTATTAAAGGAACTTTAGTGGAAATTGATCTTCATACTTGTGAGCCATGGCAACTTCCTG AGGTGGCAAAATTGAACTCAAACGAGtggtatttctttagttttcgAGATCGAAAATATGCAACCGGTTTTCGAACAAATAGGGCAACAATTTCTGGATATTGGAAAGCTACTGGCAAAGATAGAACAGTGTTTGATCCTCAAACAGGTGCACTCATTGGCATGAGAAAAACTTTggttttttacaaaaatagagCTCCTCATGGGATTAAAACAGGTTGGATTATGCATGAATTTCGACTTGAAAATCCTCATATACCTCCTAAG GAAGATTGGGTATTATGTAGAGTATTTTTCAAAGGTACTAAAGATGAAAACATCAATAGTACTAACAATGAGAGTACAAGTATCACATCTTTCAATATGGACAATCATGAAGGAACTATGCCTAAGTTATTGTCCTATGGTGGCGGCGAATATCGCCCATCGACCTTGCCTAATTTTTCAACTAACTCTATCTATCAAAATCAGAACTCGAGCAATAATCTTCAATTGTCACAAGAGATAAACAAAGTTCTAGCAAATGAAATAATTCACTCAAAATGTGGCAAGGAGGATGAGTTTGGTTTCTTGTTTGACATGAATTATTTTGAAGAATCAAGTTTACAAGATGGAGGGGTGCATTCTTGCCTTGATGGGGATATGaaatttgaggatgaaaatagtttggtttttatataa